The segment ATATGACTTTGCTTTCGGTAATCGTCCAAGTTTTCATAACTACCTCTTTTTGCCAATCGGCTGAATATCATTATATCACACGTCGTCCCCCCATTGCAACACTTTTGCGGTTTTCTCTTGCCAACCATAGATAATATGTGCGCCCGCGCCGCGCACGTCGCACACGCGCGTACTCACGCATACGCGACGTTTTTTTCTTGCAAAAAGTCGCATTTTTTTATGCAGATAGGTTGCCAAAAGCCCTTTGGCGTGCTAAACTAATACTATCTTAGACAAGGAGGCGCGGCGGAATAATGGACGCAGACCCGTACAGTTGCATAGCCCAAAAGATTGCCGCGCGGTCGAGATAGTTCTCCTCTTCGCGGTTTGCGCGAGAGTTTTATGTTCACAGTATCCTTCCAAGATAACAATCGTATCCGCGAGCTACCGACCGAGTTGGTGGCCACTTTGGCCGACTTCAAAGGTCATTGGGTGCACATGATCAACCCCGACGACAAAGAGGTCGAGTTCGTCGAGTACAAGACGGGCGTTCCCGCCGACGTACTCAAAGCCGCCTTGGACGAGGACGAGAAGCCCCGTATCGAAAAAGAGGACGACTATCTCATGGTGTTGGTCGACATCCCCGTCATGGAAGACGACGAGGAGACGGGCAATATCACCTACACCACTTTGCCTATGTCCATCATCTTGGCGGGCAAGGCCATCATCACCGTCTGTTTGAAGGACAGCGCGGTCACCCGCGACTTCCTCTTGGGGCGCGTCAAGGACGTCACCATCGACAAGCCCACGCGTTTCACTTTCCGTTTGCTGTTCTCGGTCGCCACCAAATACCTCGCGTATTTGCGCCAGATCGACAAGTCCAGCCAAAAGATACAGGACGAGTTGCACGAGAAGATGCGCAACGAGGAGATGCTGGAGTTGTTGGATATCCAGAATTCGTTGGTCTATTTCTCCAACTCACTTCGCTCCAATATCAACATTATCGACAAACTTATCAAGAGCAATTCCTACCTTCCCAAGTACGAGGAAGATCAGGACCTCATCGAGGACGTCAGCATCGAGTCCTTGCAGGCCTTGGACACCTGTAACACCTTCCGCGACATTTTGGCGGCCACGATGGAGGCGTACAGTTCGGTCATCAACAACAATATGAACAACGTCATGAAGGTCCTTACCTTCGTCACGGTGGTCATCTCCGTCCCCACCCTCATTTTCAGTATGTTCGGCATGAACTTGGACGGCATTCCCGGCAACGCGGGCTGGGTAAGCCACCATCCGTGGGTGTTCGGCGTGGTTTCGGGCGCCAGC is part of the Clostridia bacterium genome and harbors:
- a CDS encoding magnesium transporter CorA family protein is translated as MFTVSFQDNNRIRELPTELVATLADFKGHWVHMINPDDKEVEFVEYKTGVPADVLKAALDEDEKPRIEKEDDYLMVLVDIPVMEDDEETGNITYTTLPMSIILAGKAIITVCLKDSAVTRDFLLGRVKDVTIDKPTRFTFRLLFSVATKYLAYLRQIDKSSQKIQDELHEKMRNEEMLELLDIQNSLVYFSNSLRSNINIIDKLIKSNSYLPKYEEDQDLIEDVSIESLQALDTCNTFRDILAATMEAYSSVINNNMNNVMKVLTFVTVVISVPTLIFSMFGMNLDGIPGNAGWVSHHPWVFGVVSGASILMSLLAGIFVWRRKM